GTTAATTAAATATTTGAGGATATATTTTCAAGAAAAACAATTTAGAGGTAATTTGTTAAATGCTAGCTAgcagaactataaaaaaaaataataattgtctcGGTAGAAAAGACAAAAACGCTGGGTGATTTTTAAAGAAGAATTTGCAAAGTTTACTAGTGGAGAGAAACCTAGCGACATACCCTGTGTATGAATGCAGAAACGACAACATAAAATGGAGAAAGGAAAGAGCAGAGAATTTCACGTTTAACCCTCAACTTTGGGGCTCAGCGGAGAAGAAATTTCCCACTTCTTTGCAGCTCGATTTTTGAAGTCACATTGAATTTCATATTTGGAAAAAATTTTGAGGTTGGAAACCTAAAGCaaagcaaggagaggggaaaaaaaaaaaagtatatattcatatataacaTATTCCAGCCCATTCTTTGTAATTTAAGGTGATGATCGCTTAGATCAGCATAATCCTGGGACATCACTTTCTTCCAATATACTCTTCGGAGAAGCAATATCGTAAAACTGTAATAGATCTTCTACTAGTCATTAGGATTTGTAGTTGGAGGTTAACCACGTGAGTCCTTCGTAGAGACCGTCCCCGCTGGTCGCACAGGACGGCTGCACATACCAATTTCTATCCCTGATCCGGGTCAAGCCAAGTTTCTCCTGGATCTCGTGTGGTTTCATGGCATCCGGGAGGTCTTGCTTATTGGCAAATATTAGGATGATGGCGTCCCTCATTTCCCTGTCATTAATAATACGATGAAGTTCCTGTCTAGCCTCGTCAATGCGGTCCCGGTCGGCACAATCCACCACGAAGATGAGCCCTTGGGTCCCGGTGTAATAGTGCCTCCATAGAGGTCGGATCTTGTCCTGGCCTCCAACATCCCACACGTTGAATTTAACATTCTTGTAAGTGACCGTCTCCACGTTGAACCCCACGGTGGGGATGGTGGTGACCGACTGGCCCAGCTTTAGTTTGTACAGAATGGTGGTTTTACCGGCCGCGTCCAGTCCCAGCATCAGAATCCGCATCTCCTTGTTGCCGAAAATCTTGGAAAGCACCTTGCCCATGGTGGAGCATTAAATACGGCTGTATGGAAATAAGGAACTGGGTGTATCCGATATCGGAACGAGATCCTTGGATTGTCAAGTGTCCTCTGGAAAAGATATATCCGCGCAAAGAATAAAACACAAGGTGCGCGGTCCTTCTGCTTTATTAGAGGTACAAGTCCCAGATGTTATGTTCTGCAGCCCAAAAAGTCCATTATCAC
This region of Bufo gargarizans isolate SCDJY-AF-19 chromosome 11, ASM1485885v1, whole genome shotgun sequence genomic DNA includes:
- the ARF6 gene encoding ADP-ribosylation factor 6, coding for MGKVLSKIFGNKEMRILMLGLDAAGKTTILYKLKLGQSVTTIPTVGFNVETVTYKNVKFNVWDVGGQDKIRPLWRHYYTGTQGLIFVVDCADRDRIDEARQELHRIINDREMRDAIILIFANKQDLPDAMKPHEIQEKLGLTRIRDRNWYVQPSCATSGDGLYEGLTWLTSNYKS